One part of the Parambassis ranga chromosome 8, fParRan2.1, whole genome shotgun sequence genome encodes these proteins:
- the LOC114440127 gene encoding alpha-N-acetylgalactosaminide alpha-2,6-sialyltransferase 2-like: MPSTGALMLLTAIHTCDQVSAYGFMTRNYAAFSDHYYDSERRAVRFFANHDLRMEAKLWEALHHRKVIKLYQRRTGS; encoded by the exons ATGCCGAGCACCGGAGCTTTGATGCTGCTGACCGCCATACACACCTGTGACCAG gttTCTGCCTACGGCTTCATGACCAGGAACTACGCCGCGTTCTCTGATCATTACTATGactctgagaggagagcagtgagGTTCTTTGCCAACCACGACCTGCGAATGGAGGCCAAGCTGTGGGAGGCGCTGCACCACCGGAAGGTCATCAAGTTGTACCAGAGGAGGACGGGAAGCTGA